One window of the Aulosira sp. FACHB-615 genome contains the following:
- a CDS encoding sensor histidine kinase — MNHVLDADQIGWLIAGENLVISCCYFIIGSVIGYGVWRNRQAGVDPLVVTVAGIFLSCAFGHGLHVVGMLGLVNSHFWQAIADLLTVAIALRFLSFYKSFDLLACFSQIFASKIELENKNQLLETAMTELKQMQMQLVQQEKMSSLGQLVAGVAHEINNPINFIHGNLTYVEEYADYLLSIVNAYQAHFPVLPLPLHRLIEEVDLDFLQEDLPKILNSMKAGSDRIRQIVISLRNFSRLDEAELKVVNIHEGIDSTLMILHHRLQAKPERPEIKVIKDYANLSEVECYPSSLNQVMLNILTNAIDTLEEKITQKSHSEIQDNPPQITVKTSLTADKWVEITIEDNGVGIPEQLQPRIFDPFFTTKPVGKGTGISMSISHQIIVERHHGKLTCLSTFGQGTAFVIQIPLKQNAYALV; from the coding sequence ATGAATCATGTATTGGATGCCGATCAAATCGGTTGGTTAATAGCGGGGGAAAATTTAGTCATCTCTTGTTGTTATTTCATTATTGGTAGTGTTATTGGTTATGGGGTTTGGCGTAATCGACAAGCAGGTGTTGACCCACTGGTAGTTACAGTGGCTGGGATTTTTTTAAGCTGCGCTTTTGGTCACGGCTTGCATGTAGTGGGAATGCTGGGTTTGGTTAATTCCCATTTTTGGCAAGCAATAGCGGATTTGTTGACAGTTGCGATCGCATTACGCTTTCTCAGTTTCTATAAAAGTTTTGATTTACTTGCTTGTTTCAGTCAGATATTCGCTTCAAAAATCGAACTAGAAAACAAGAATCAACTCTTGGAAACCGCGATGACAGAACTCAAGCAGATGCAAATGCAGTTAGTCCAACAAGAAAAGATGTCAAGTTTAGGACAATTAGTAGCTGGGGTTGCACATGAAATTAATAATCCGATTAACTTTATTCACGGTAACTTGACTTATGTTGAAGAATATGCTGATTATTTATTGAGCATTGTCAATGCTTACCAAGCGCATTTTCCGGTTTTACCCTTGCCCCTTCACAGGCTAATTGAAGAAGTTGATTTAGACTTTTTGCAAGAAGATTTACCAAAAATTTTAAATTCAATGAAAGCAGGAAGCGATCGCATCCGGCAAATTGTCATATCATTACGAAATTTCTCGCGCTTGGATGAAGCGGAACTGAAAGTGGTGAATATTCACGAAGGTATTGATAGTACTCTGATGATTTTGCATCACCGCCTGCAAGCAAAACCAGAGCGTCCAGAAATTAAGGTGATCAAAGATTATGCTAATTTGTCGGAAGTAGAGTGTTATCCGAGTTCACTCAATCAAGTGATGCTGAACATTCTCACAAATGCGATAGATACCCTAGAAGAGAAAATTACGCAAAAATCTCATTCAGAAATTCAAGATAATCCACCTCAAATTACAGTCAAAACTTCTTTGACGGCAGACAAATGGGTAGAAATCACGATCGAAGATAATGGAGTGGGGATTCCTGAACAGCTTCAGCCAAGAATTTTTGACCCATTTTTCACAACAAAACCCGTAGGTAAGGGTACAGGAATTAGTATGTCAATTAGTCATCAGATAATTGTCGAAAGACATCATGGCAAATTGACCTGTCTTTCCACCTTTGGTCAAGGAACAGCGTTTGTGATTCAAATTCCGTTGAAACAAAACGCCTATGCGCTTGTTTAA
- a CDS encoding type II toxin-antitoxin system PemK/MazF family toxin, with protein sequence MALSLPDSDKREEQGNRPAIAVQTDIAVSPMLMIVPVTSSLGASRFPFTVRIEPSVLNGLTLLSVAMVFQMRAIDPKRIIRKIGELEPEYLVQIDGEIWRMLKPPEV encoded by the coding sequence ATCGCGTTAAGTTTACCAGATTCAGATAAACGAGAAGAACAAGGTAATCGCCCAGCGATCGCTGTTCAAACAGACATTGCGGTTTCGCCCATGTTAATGATTGTCCCAGTTACTTCTTCCTTGGGGGCATCAAGGTTTCCATTTACTGTAAGGATTGAGCCATCAGTGCTGAATGGTTTGACATTGCTTTCGGTAGCAATGGTTTTTCAGATGCGAGCGATCGATCCTAAGCGAATTATTCGTAAAATTGGTGAGTTGGAGCCTGAGTATTTGGTGCAGATTGATGGGGAAATTTGGCGAATGTTGAAGCCCCCGGAGGTTTAA
- a CDS encoding type II toxin-antitoxin system HigA family antitoxin produces the protein MIIIFLAVVEELLARPDLSPEEDTLLELLVKLIEDFEEKYYQLNASTSCSRLLHLMDARNLQPSDLVEVLGSSEIVTKLLDGEQEITEEQAKVLGQFFHVEPELFCS, from the coding sequence GTGATAATAATATTTTTGGCAGTGGTTGAAGAATTACTGGCTCGTCCTGACTTGAGTCCAGAAGAAGATACCTTATTAGAACTATTAGTCAAACTCATCGAAGATTTTGAAGAAAAGTACTATCAACTTAATGCTTCAACTTCTTGTTCCAGACTGTTGCATTTGATGGATGCTCGAAATTTACAGCCATCTGATTTGGTGGAAGTACTGGGTTCAAGTGAGATAGTGACTAAGTTACTTGATGGAGAGCAAGAAATCACAGAAGAACAGGCCAAGGTTTTAGGACAGTTTTTTCACGTCGAGCCGGAGTTATTTTGCTCATGA
- a CDS encoding NUDIX hydrolase yields the protein MSNLKKWKILQSEMVLNHPWCKVRQDKIELPNGKVIDDYFVSIKPEIAIILPITSNQEIVFVRQYRHAVADFFIELPAGHFDPTQESAEIAAIRELQEETGYLAQQVKKVTVFYDKPSKDTNRIHLFLAENVIKVGEQNLDITEEIEVILIPVAEVLDKIYQGEISVSGTIAALFLGLNLMK from the coding sequence ATGAGCAATCTCAAGAAATGGAAAATCTTGCAATCAGAAATGGTATTAAACCATCCTTGGTGCAAAGTCAGGCAAGATAAAATCGAATTACCTAACGGCAAGGTGATTGATGATTATTTTGTCAGTATTAAACCAGAAATTGCCATTATTTTGCCAATTACCAGTAATCAAGAAATTGTTTTCGTCCGCCAATACCGACACGCAGTCGCCGATTTTTTTATCGAATTACCAGCCGGACATTTTGACCCCACCCAAGAAAGTGCGGAAATCGCCGCCATCCGAGAATTACAAGAAGAAACTGGTTATCTAGCTCAACAAGTTAAAAAAGTCACTGTTTTTTATGATAAACCCAGCAAAGATACTAACCGCATACATTTATTTTTAGCTGAGAATGTTATAAAAGTTGGGGAACAGAATTTAGATATTACAGAAGAAATTGAAGTAATTTTAATTCCTGTAGCGGAAGTGTTAGATAAAATCTATCAAGGTGAAATTTCAGTGTCAGGAACTATTGCGGCTTTATTTTTAGGTTTAAACTTGATGAAATAG
- a CDS encoding CopG family antitoxin — translation MDKTFPRLKTDEEIETLLEEDLSDYLTPDNFKPVTFEFKPKDKSVNIRMSEEMLEKVKSVSKKEGIPYQRYIRRAIERSLAAE, via the coding sequence ATGGACAAAACTTTCCCCAGACTTAAAACTGATGAAGAAATAGAGACACTCTTGGAAGAGGATTTGTCAGATTATCTGACTCCTGATAATTTCAAGCCAGTAACTTTTGAATTTAAGCCTAAAGATAAAAGTGTCAATATACGGATGTCTGAGGAGATGCTAGAAAAAGTTAAATCTGTTTCTAAGAAAGAAGGTATTCCTTATCAGCGTTACATTAGACGTGCGATAGAACGGTCTTTAGCTGCTGAATAG
- a CDS encoding DUF1611 domain-containing protein has protein sequence MRLPLNQRIAILLHEGTTGTQGKTGLAILRYSEAPIVAVIDKVSAGKSLPELTGIKRDVPIVESVTAALAYKPEVLVIGIAPKGGAVPDDYWIEIKNALAAGMSLVNGLHTPLATMAELNAILKPGQLIWDVRKEPPNIEVASGMARTLPCRRVLTVGTDMAIGKMSTSLELHWAAKLRGWRSKFIATGQTGLMLEGDGIALDAVRVDFAAGAVEQIVMRYGKNYDILHIEGQGSLLHPGSTATLPLIRGSQPTQLVLVHRAGQTHNRNNPHVPIPPLMKVIQMYESVASAGGAFGKVPVVGIALNTAHLNEFAAQEAIAQTTAETGLACTDPVRFGAGLLLDAVMRSDV, from the coding sequence GTGCGTTTGCCGCTTAATCAACGAATCGCTATTCTGCTGCATGAAGGAACTACAGGAACACAGGGCAAAACCGGGTTGGCAATTTTACGCTACAGTGAAGCCCCGATTGTCGCAGTAATTGATAAGGTAAGTGCTGGTAAGTCTTTGCCAGAATTAACAGGTATCAAGCGTGATGTGCCGATTGTAGAATCTGTCACCGCAGCTTTAGCATATAAACCCGAAGTATTGGTAATTGGAATTGCGCCCAAAGGTGGTGCTGTACCTGATGATTATTGGATAGAAATTAAAAATGCCCTAGCGGCTGGGATGTCTTTGGTGAATGGGTTACACACACCATTGGCGACGATGGCAGAGTTAAATGCCATTCTCAAACCAGGACAGTTAATTTGGGATGTCCGCAAAGAACCACCAAATATAGAAGTGGCGAGTGGGATGGCGCGGACGCTTCCTTGTCGCCGGGTGTTGACGGTGGGAACAGATATGGCGATTGGGAAAATGTCTACTAGTTTAGAATTACACTGGGCGGCAAAGTTACGGGGTTGGCGTTCTAAGTTTATCGCTACAGGTCAAACTGGTTTGATGTTAGAAGGTGATGGTATCGCTTTAGATGCTGTCCGTGTAGATTTTGCGGCTGGTGCTGTGGAACAAATAGTGATGCGCTATGGCAAAAACTATGACATTCTGCACATTGAAGGACAAGGTTCGCTGTTACATCCTGGTTCTACTGCTACCTTGCCTTTGATTCGCGGTTCCCAACCTACACAACTAGTATTAGTACATCGGGCAGGACAAACTCATAACCGGAATAATCCCCATGTCCCGATTCCGCCGTTAATGAAAGTGATTCAAATGTATGAATCTGTAGCGAGTGCGGGTGGTGCTTTTGGGAAAGTGCCTGTGGTGGGTATAGCGTTGAATACTGCACATTTAAATGAGTTTGCAGCCCAAGAAGCGATCGCCCAAACTACCGCCGAAACCGGTTTAGCTTGCACTGATCCGGTGCGGTTTGGGGCTGGGTTGTTGTTAGATGCAGTCATGCGAAGTGACGTGTGA
- a CDS encoding NAD(P)H-quinone oxidoreductase subunit N, translated as MALITTGNGLIRDLEKFGALGTYVPLEGGFEGRYRRRLRAAGYVTLNITARGLGDVAAYLTGVHGVRPPHLGKKSTGSGAAVGSVYYLPPIVNYQLEQLPPKSKGLVLWIIEGHILSDQEIEFLAELPKLEPKVKVVVERGGSRAFKWKPLTATFAVSSQAV; from the coding sequence ATGGCACTGATTACCACTGGCAATGGTTTAATCCGAGATTTGGAGAAATTTGGCGCTCTCGGTACGTACGTCCCTTTAGAGGGAGGTTTTGAAGGTCGATATCGCCGCCGACTGCGTGCTGCTGGCTATGTGACTTTAAATATAACTGCTAGGGGATTGGGCGATGTAGCGGCCTATCTTACTGGAGTTCACGGTGTGAGACCGCCTCACTTGGGTAAGAAAAGTACTGGTAGTGGTGCGGCTGTGGGTAGTGTCTACTATTTACCCCCAATTGTTAACTATCAGTTAGAACAGTTACCACCAAAATCTAAGGGTTTGGTGCTGTGGATCATTGAAGGGCATATTCTGTCTGATCAAGAAATTGAGTTTTTAGCAGAATTGCCGAAACTGGAACCCAAAGTCAAAGTAGTGGTGGAAAGAGGCGGTAGTCGTGCTTTCAAATGGAAGCCTTTGACAGCTACCTTCGCGGTTAGTTCTCAGGCTGTGTAA
- a CDS encoding BrnT family toxin, translating to MLESVNGFDWDEGNSAKCWNRVSKEEIEYLFQQSGVLIAPDIKHSQDEDRYLAIGISSQQKYIFVAFTLRNKQDEILIRPISARYMRDTEVQKYGQNFPQT from the coding sequence ATGCTTGAAAGTGTAAATGGCTTTGATTGGGATGAAGGGAACTCTGCCAAATGCTGGAATCGTGTTTCTAAAGAAGAAATTGAGTACCTATTTCAACAATCGGGTGTTCTGATTGCACCAGATATAAAACATTCTCAGGATGAAGATAGGTATTTAGCCATAGGGATTTCAAGCCAACAAAAGTACATTTTTGTGGCTTTTACGCTCCGAAATAAACAGGATGAAATACTCATTAGACCGATCAGTGCCAGATATATGAGAGACACAGAGGTACAGAAATATGGACAAAACTTTCCCCAGACTTAA
- a CDS encoding dipeptide epimerase produces MQVEVKVFTVNKRFPLTISRGTTAQTTNVWVKISQDGVEGWGEASPFGVGNHAQKTEQIKDAIAQVIPLLTTFSPLQRQQVEQLLIQQQIPSSARAAVDMAMHDWLGKFVGLPLWQIWGCDRNLIVPTSVTIGINSPEGARARARDWLNYLDVRLFKVKLGSPDGIEADQQMLLAVQQEAPNLEFFVDANGGWSLPDAIKMCHWLADLGVKYVEQPLARGQEESLAKLKQESPLPIFVDESCFTSVDIPHLANYVDGINIKLMKSGGLTEALRMVHTARAYNLQVMFGCYSDSSLANTAAAQLAPLADYLDLDSHLNLVDDPFMGALVVEGKVLPNDLPGLGVQYSAFAA; encoded by the coding sequence ATGCAAGTAGAAGTCAAGGTATTTACTGTCAATAAACGATTTCCCTTAACTATTAGTCGGGGGACAACTGCACAGACAACAAATGTCTGGGTAAAAATTTCGCAAGATGGCGTTGAGGGCTGGGGTGAAGCATCACCGTTTGGGGTGGGGAATCATGCTCAAAAAACCGAGCAAATCAAAGATGCGATCGCTCAAGTTATACCATTATTAACAACTTTCAGCCCATTGCAGAGACAGCAAGTTGAGCAGTTGTTAATTCAACAGCAAATTCCTTCATCGGCGCGGGCGGCTGTAGATATGGCAATGCACGATTGGTTGGGTAAGTTTGTTGGTTTACCGCTGTGGCAGATTTGGGGATGCGATCGCAATCTCATTGTCCCGACTTCGGTAACTATTGGCATAAATTCACCAGAGGGCGCTAGGGCGAGGGCGCGGGACTGGTTAAATTATCTGGATGTGCGGCTGTTCAAGGTGAAATTAGGTAGCCCCGATGGTATTGAGGCAGATCAGCAAATGCTATTAGCAGTCCAACAAGAAGCACCAAATCTAGAATTTTTTGTGGATGCAAATGGTGGTTGGAGTTTGCCAGATGCAATTAAGATGTGTCATTGGCTGGCTGATTTAGGTGTAAAGTATGTAGAACAGCCACTAGCAAGGGGTCAGGAAGAAAGTTTAGCCAAACTCAAACAAGAGTCACCCCTACCGATTTTTGTTGATGAAAGTTGCTTTACTAGCGTTGATATTCCCCATTTGGCAAACTACGTGGATGGAATTAATATCAAACTGATGAAGTCAGGGGGCTTAACCGAAGCATTGCGAATGGTACACACAGCGCGGGCTTACAATTTACAAGTGATGTTTGGCTGCTATTCTGACAGTTCACTCGCTAACACAGCCGCAGCACAATTAGCACCACTCGCTGATTATTTAGATTTAGATAGTCACCTCAACTTAGTTGATGACCCATTTATGGGTGCATTAGTAGTAGAAGGAAAAGTTTTACCAAACGATTTACCAGGCTTGGGGGTACAATACAGTGCGTTTGCCGCTTAA